One Amycolatopsis thermophila DNA segment encodes these proteins:
- a CDS encoding cation:dicarboxylate symporter family transporter: protein MHYLYLAVVAAVVLGVVVGLVFPDFGKSLAWLGTAFVNLIKMMISPIIFCTIVLGIGSVAKAAKVGKVGLMAIGYFLVMSTFALAIGLVVGNLLHPGSGLHLDPSSIAKAQEQASKGTSEGTTDFVLGIIPTSLVSSFTEGSVLQTLLVALLAGFGLQKMGDAGKPILRGIEHLQKLVFRILGMIMWAAPVGAFGAIAAVVGATGWNALKSLAVVMIGFYVTCVLFVTIVLGAILWLGARVSIFSLLRYLAREFLLIVSTSSSESALPRLIAKMEHLGVSKPVVGITVPTGYSFNLDGTAIYLTMATLFIATAQGSPLSVGEQISLLVFMIIASKGAAGVSGAGLATLAGGLQSHRPDLVGGVGFILGIDRFMSEARAVTNFAGNAVATVVIGAWTKEFDRDKARRVFRGDDPFDEATRPEREAEPELVKAGV, encoded by the coding sequence ATGCACTACCTCTACCTCGCGGTCGTCGCCGCGGTGGTGCTCGGCGTCGTCGTCGGGCTGGTGTTCCCGGACTTCGGCAAGAGCCTCGCCTGGCTCGGCACCGCGTTCGTCAACCTCATCAAGATGATGATCTCGCCGATCATCTTCTGCACCATCGTGCTCGGCATCGGCTCGGTGGCCAAGGCCGCGAAGGTCGGCAAGGTCGGCCTGATGGCCATCGGCTACTTCCTGGTGATGTCCACGTTCGCGCTGGCCATCGGCCTGGTCGTGGGCAACCTGCTGCACCCCGGCTCGGGCCTGCACCTGGACCCGTCGTCGATCGCGAAGGCGCAGGAACAGGCGAGCAAGGGCACCAGCGAGGGCACCACCGACTTCGTGCTCGGCATCATCCCGACGTCGCTGGTGTCGTCGTTCACCGAGGGTTCGGTGCTGCAGACGTTGCTCGTCGCGCTGCTGGCCGGGTTCGGCCTGCAGAAGATGGGCGACGCGGGCAAGCCGATCCTGCGCGGCATCGAGCACCTCCAGAAGCTGGTCTTCCGGATCCTGGGCATGATCATGTGGGCCGCCCCGGTGGGCGCGTTCGGCGCGATCGCCGCGGTGGTCGGAGCCACCGGGTGGAACGCGCTGAAGAGCCTCGCGGTCGTGATGATCGGGTTCTACGTGACGTGCGTGCTGTTCGTGACGATCGTGCTCGGCGCGATCCTCTGGCTCGGCGCGCGGGTCAGCATCTTCAGCCTGCTGCGCTACCTGGCGCGCGAGTTCCTGCTGATCGTGTCGACGTCGTCGTCGGAGTCGGCGCTGCCGCGGCTGATCGCGAAGATGGAGCACCTGGGCGTCAGCAAGCCGGTCGTCGGCATCACGGTGCCGACCGGGTACTCGTTCAACCTGGACGGCACCGCGATCTACCTGACGATGGCGACCCTGTTCATCGCGACCGCGCAGGGCAGCCCGCTGTCGGTGGGCGAGCAGATCTCGCTGCTGGTGTTCATGATCATCGCGTCGAAGGGCGCGGCCGGCGTGAGCGGCGCGGGCCTGGCGACCCTGGCCGGCGGGCTGCAGTCGCACCGGCCGGACCTGGTCGGCGGGGTCGGGTTCATCCTCGGCATCGACCGGTTCATGTCCGAGGCCCGTGCGGTCACCAACTTCGCCGGCAACGCGGTGGCCACCGTGGTCATCGGGGCCTGGACCAAGGAGTTCGACCGGGACAAGGCGCGGCGCGTGTTCCGCGGCGACGACCCGTTCGACGAAGCCACGCGACCGGAGCGGGAGGCGGAGCCTGAGCTCGTGAAGGCGGGCGTCTGA
- a CDS encoding SRPBCC family protein, producing the protein MRVNTYRFRDTWLLSAPVPAVFDAVVDVAGYPRWWPDVREVSRLDDDTAVLVCRAALPYALTIRMRRAEEDPRTGRMRVHLSGDLEGSLAAVVLGQPGGTRLEITQQVLATKPLLRTLSPLARPVFRANHALMMRRGRRGLQAHLNAAGAR; encoded by the coding sequence ATGCGGGTCAACACCTACCGGTTCCGGGACACGTGGCTGCTGTCGGCACCCGTGCCCGCGGTGTTCGACGCGGTCGTCGATGTCGCCGGCTATCCCCGCTGGTGGCCGGACGTGCGCGAGGTCAGCCGCCTGGACGACGACACCGCTGTGCTGGTCTGCCGCGCCGCGCTGCCGTACGCGTTGACGATCCGGATGCGCCGCGCGGAGGAGGATCCGCGCACCGGCCGCATGCGCGTGCACCTGAGCGGTGATCTCGAGGGTTCGCTCGCCGCGGTGGTGCTGGGGCAGCCGGGCGGCACGCGGCTGGAGATCACCCAGCAGGTGCTGGCCACGAAACCCTTGCTGCGCACGCTGTCGCCGCTCGCGCGGCCGGTGTTCCGCGCCAACCACGCCCTGATGATGCGGCGTGGCCGGCGCGGGCTCCAGGCCCACCTCAACGCAGCGGGTGCGCGCTGA